ACTCGGACCCGGAACCGCTCATCAAGCGGTACTTCGGGCCGTACGCGCGGGCCATGACGGACGCCGTGGCCGGCCGGCTCGCCGCCACCGGCCGGGCCGTGATCATCGACGTGCACTCATACCCGACCGAACGGCTTCCCTACGAGCTGCACGGCGAGGGCCCGCGGCCCCCGGTCTGCCTGGGTACCGACTCCTTCCACACGCCCGCGAAGCTGCTCGCCGCGGCGCGCGAGGCGTTCGGCGAGAGCGGGGAGATCGGGCTGGACAGCCCGTTCAGCGGCACCTACGTGCCACTGGACTTCTACGGCACCGAGCCCCGCGTCTCCGCCCTGATGGTCGAGATCCGCCGGGACACGTACATGGCGGAGCCGGGCGGTCCGGTCGGTCCCGGACTCACCCGGCTCACGCGGGCGTTGGCGGCGCTGGTGGACGCCGCCGCACGCTGATCAGGCCCGCAGCCACTCCGTGACGACGACCTCCCCGCCGGTCCGCAGCCGCAGGGCGAACGGTCCGCTGGGCGGGGCGTCGCTGGCGAAGCGACCCATGGCGTCGGCCTCGACCGGGGTGGCCGTCTGCGGGCCGCCGAGCACCTCGATCCGCGCCTGCTGCGGGGGCAGCACCTGCCCCATCAGCCCCTGCGCGGTGACCTCCACGTCGACGGTCACCTCGCCCGCGCGGAAGGTCAGCATCCGCGGCACATCGGTCGCGCCCCTGACCGGAATCGCGTCCTCG
The DNA window shown above is from Streptomyces chartreusis and carries:
- a CDS encoding N-formylglutamate amidohydrolase, whose protein sequence is MTFAAPSFELLPGAEDSPVILHVPHSAREIPPAVRAGILLDDPALERELDHIVDAHTAELAEAAAGVAESRPWRFVNRLARLVVDPERFPDEREEMLAVGMGAVYTRTTHLAELRAADSDPEPLIKRYFGPYARAMTDAVAGRLAATGRAVIIDVHSYPTERLPYELHGEGPRPPVCLGTDSFHTPAKLLAAAREAFGESGEIGLDSPFSGTYVPLDFYGTEPRVSALMVEIRRDTYMAEPGGPVGPGLTRLTRALAALVDAAAR